TCCAGTACTCCTTGGTGTAAATGCAGTCATGTTAACATGCATAGATGATGGCATAACTGATTCAACATTAACAGCAGTATGTGCTAAGTTTTTGGAGTGTAATCTCTATTCATGCATCAATAAGAGATATTGCACCTTCTCAAGGTCAATTTCATCCATCTGATAAGTAATTAGACTTACTactgttagaattattagtatatattataattattatatgtgtgttttattttgtaattagattaagcccataggtttaaggcccattatgcttattataaataacaagctaagagaggATAATCTTTTAGGttctttttcataattattttctcacatggtatcagagccaccagtGAGAAAAAAAACCCTAGCCGTCGtcgtgtattttttttttttttttttccagcgaCCGAAACCCTAGCCGTCAAACCCAAACATCACTGCTCAATACTAGAACCTCATTGTCCGGCCACTATTGGATCACACCGCCACCACCATTGGGTTTGCCGCCCTTAGATCGGCCGACCGCTGTAGACTCGCCGTCATCGGACCACCCACGCGCCACCATCGCCGCTTGCTGCCTTCGTCTCCACGCGCCGATGCGTGACAGCGTGTCCGCTAGCCAACTTTTTCCGACTTATCCAGATTTGATCGGCGACGACCCCTCAAGCCACTTTCGGTGTCGAAACCCTCGCCATGTCTAATTTCAGTGACGTCGTTTCTGCCGATGCTATTCCCACTCCGGCACCTGTTGCCCCCGTTGTCTCTCAATCCTTTACTGTCTCCAATCTTGAGACAGCTAATATTACCACTGTCAAGTTGATAGGATCAaccaattatctctcatggacagcctctgtcaaaatgtggttcaaagggcaaggcCAAGCGAATCATCTTACCATaaaggctgaaagtgtgccaGAAGCGAATCgggctagatgggaacaagttgatgtcCAGTTATGTAGCCTCCTATGGCAGTTTATTGATCCTTCTATCATGTAGCTTTTTTGCCCCTTTGAAACTTTTGTtgatgtgtggaaggaagctgaagagTGTTATACAAACGACATCCAACGTTTGTATATTGTGGtttctaatatcaagaatctcaagcagGAGTCGTCTATGAAATCTTATCTGAGGCAGGTTCAagctctcatgcaagaatttggtgctcttcttcctctcactaCGACCCGCATCGAATAGATTGCTCAACGAGATAagtttttttatggttattgctctctcCTGTCTGAAACCAGAGTTTGACGTCATCCGACATCAAATCTTGACTAGCTCCGCTTGCCTtaccatgaaggactctttcaaaaggttgttgaatatgacaggtgcacatggtatgtccccttcttctcatgttgttcctcTAGCCGAATCTTCAGCTCTTGTGTCTCAGGCTTCCACCATAGGAGGAAATAGAGGACACAATAATAATCGCTCATCTCCacagtgtaccttttgtaagaaattgggtcatcttgaggacaaatgctggaagaaacatggtcggccAGCTACTCCACCTGTATCATCTACTAGTGCAACTCATGTATTCAGAACGATCCTAGTCTTGCTCCATCTCCACCAGGTTCGCAATTGGTACCTATGTCTGCAGCTGAGTATGATGCCTTCCTAAAGTTCCAGGCCACCCAGCCGTCTCATCCTGGTAATCCCGTTGCTTGTGTTGCTCAAGGCTCATCTGttagtccttggattatagattttGGCGCAACtgaccatatgtgtggtaatgaacttcttttctcctcaTTTACCTATTCTGATACCTTACCTACTATTACCCTGACTGATGGCACCAAAACTGCAGTTAAAGGAATCGGTCAAATCACACCCACCTCgtctttctcattaaattatgttttatatgttcctgatagttcttttaatttgatttcaattaGCTAACTTACCAAAACCCTTAACTGTTCTGTTATCTTTACTCCTACCTCTGTTTATGTTCAGGACCAGGGTACGGGGCAGACGATTGGCGTCAGGCCTGTGTCAcagggtcactatcatcttgttgTGCCTAGTTCGTCGGTAGCTTGCACTAGTGCTGCttcccagatcttctccattATCGTCTCGGTCATCCTAGCCTCTCCAAACtaaagaaattagttcctagtttgtcgTCATTATCCATGTTTAATTGTGAGTCGTGTCAGTGTGGTAAACACGCTCGTCATTCTTTTTCTTGTCAGGTCAATAATAGAACCGAGTCTCCcttttcccttgtgcactctgatgtatgggggctTAGTCACGTCAATTCTACTcttggtttttcatatttcgttactttcattgatgatttttctcgttgcacttggttgtttcttatgaagagAAGGTCCaagttgttttctatttttcagatatttactgctgaaataaaaacacaatttggagtttctatacgtgccttacgtagtgataatgccctcgagtatttttcttctccattattGCCTTTATGACTGCTAATGGCATCTTGCATCAATCCTCTTATCCTTaaacacctcaacaaaatggtgttgctgagCGTAAGAATCTTCATCTTATTGAGACTGCACGAACGCTCCTTTTACATGctaatcttcccaccaaattttggggCGATGCTGTTCTAATTGCatgttatctaatcaatcgCATGTCATCTTCAGCGTTACAGGAGCAAATTCCTCATTCCCTTTTGTTCCCTACACAGTCACTTTATTATGTTCCTTTTCGTGTTtttggatgtatctgttttgtgcattctttcTCATCTAGACAGGATAAACTTGCTGCAAAATCTCCCAAGTGTATCTTCCTCGGCTATTCCCGATTGCacaaaggctataagtgttgcTCTCCTGAGCTGCATCGCTATTTTTTGTCTggtgatgtcacattctttgaacatcaattttttttttttcgattgctCACCTTGATTGACAGAGTCTTCACCAAGTTTTGcctgttcctttttcttttcttccgctGTCCTCCTCGGGTCCATCTGTCTCCTTTGTGGCGCCTACCCTATCGTTTTCTGGTCCACCTACCACggctcctccacttcttacatatcacCGTTGTCCTCATCTCGCTACCGGTGCTAGCATTCCTCTAACCTAGGACTCTGTTGACTCGCTCTTTTCGTTTGTGGTCCCTTATGCCCTGGATCCTGAGCTCGACAATCTCCCTGTTGCTCTTCATAAAGGTACACGGTTTACTTGTAATCCCCATcatatttataactttttatgctaTGATCGTTTATCTCCTTCTTATAGTGCCTTTGTTTCGAGTCTCTCCTTTGTTTCTATTTCTAAAACAACAGGTGAAGCTCTATCCCATCCTGGTTGGCGCCAGGCCATGTTAGATGAGATTGATGCCTTACATTCAAATGGTACTTGAGATTTGGTGTCTTTATCACTAGGAAAGACTCCCGTTGGGTATTCACCACCAAAGTGGGTCCTGATGGCCAGGTGGAACGTCTTAAGGCCCAATTGGTTGCCAAAGGATTTACACAGATTTATGGGCTGGATTACGACAATACTTTCTCTCTTGTTGTGAAAATGGCCTCTGTtcgcctctttctctctctagctgCTACGCGTCATTGGCCACTCTATCAGCTTTATATTAAAATTGCCTTTCTTCATAGTGATTTgcaagaagaggtatatatggagcaaccacttggttttgttgctcagggggagtccaatgtagtctgcaaactcaagaagtctctctatggtctgAAAAAATCTCCACGGGCGTGGTTGGGCAGGTTCAAcactgtggttcaagcctttggtctcactcgaagtgaggctgatcattcggttttctatcgccattcttcttccttgtgtatctaccttgttgtttatatagatgacattgttatcatagggagtgatcaggttggaatacagaagctgaaggaacatctacatcaaCATTTTCAGACTAAAGACCTAGGCCGACTtcggtatttcttgggtattgaagttgctcaatcaggagatagtatctcaatttctcaaaggaagtatacacttgacatcttagaagaaactggtatggtgaattgcaaactagttgacaccccaatggatcGGAACGTCCGACTCTTGCTGGGACAGGGGGAGCTTTATTCAGACCCTGGAAGGTATAGGAGACTGGTaggcaagttgaactatctcacagtcacttGTCCTGACATTGTTTTTGCTATGAGTGTAGTTAGTCAGTTCCTTAGTTTTCCATGTGATTTTCACTGGGATACTGTTATTCGGATTTtgagatatatcaaaagagCACCAGGTAAACGGCTACTCTATGAGGAAAAGGGACACAcaaatatttgttgttatgcagatgcagattgggcaggatctccTCTTGATCGTCGGTCAACCTCtaggtattgtgttcttgttgGAGGAAATCtggtttcttggaaaagtaagaaacataatGTTGTAGCTAGATTTAGTGCAGAGACAGAGTATTGGgttatggctaatgcaacttgtgagcttaTCTGGCTTAAAACAACTTCTgcaggaactcaagttttgtgaagtgtctcctatgaaatttatttgtgataatcaggctgccttacacattgcttccaatccagtgtt
The sequence above is a segment of the Diospyros lotus cultivar Yz01 chromosome 7, ASM1463336v1, whole genome shotgun sequence genome. Coding sequences within it:
- the LOC127805617 gene encoding secreted RxLR effector protein 161-like — protein: MDRNVRLLLGQGELYSDPGRYRRLVGKLNYLTVTCPDIVFAMSVVSQFLSFPCDFHWDTVIRILRYIKRAPGKRLLYEEKGHTNICCYADADWAGSPLDRRSTSRYCVLVGGNLVSWKSKKHNVVARFSAETEYWVMANATCELIWLKTTSAGTQVL